The following proteins come from a genomic window of Sesamum indicum cultivar Zhongzhi No. 13 linkage group LG10, S_indicum_v1.0, whole genome shotgun sequence:
- the LOC105171625 gene encoding cytochrome P450 CYP72A219-like: MLGTIVIIVVLALVVRAAWRFLDTYWFRPKKLEKILRKQGLTGNPYRFFFGDARETGKMFKESYSKPIGITDDIAPRVIPFVTKTLRTYGEKSFIWVGPKPVVFIFDLEAMKVILNKYVLFQKSFKESNPIFKRLVGGLLVYEGEQWSQNRKKLNPAFHLDKLKELVNTMQKQGQETLDEWSSMMPKDGSPLVVDVYPYLKVYTGCVVSHTLFSTPPTPLVKRTFTIISELTHISNQAQPFTIPGEKYFLKKYRRANEIEDELTATFTGMIEERLKKRKVGERKGEPDLFDLVVDELEELDSNDKNARAAAVYEIIQQCKLFYVAGHETTANLITWTIVMLSYHKEWQTRAREEVFQVLGDRQNITADDLANLKYVTMIVNETLRLFPPAVELTRVVEEETTLGDLVLPKGSMVMMPVVLLHRDPKIWGDDAMEFRPDRFAEGVLKAANGHSAFLPFGWGVRTCIGANLATMEAKSFIALFLRNFSFELSPKYAHAPMVTLLMQPQYDVPVVMRKL, encoded by the exons ATGCTGGGAACCATTGTGATTATTGTAGTGTTAGCACTAGTGGTGCGCGCAGCATGGAGATTCCTGGATACGTATTGGTTCCGGCCTAAAAAACTGGAGAAAATCCTCCGGAAACAGGGCCTGACAGGCAATCCTTACAGGTTTTTCTTCGGAGATGCCAGGGAAACAGGCAAAATGTTCAAGGAGTCCTACTCCAAGCCCATCGGCATCACCGATGACATCGCCCCTCGTGTCATCCCCTTCGTTACTAAAACCTTAAGGACATATG GTGAAAAATCGTTTATATGGGTGGGGCCTAAACCGGTGGTGTTCATCTTCGACCTGGAGGCCATGAAAGTTATATTGAACAAATATGTTCTGTTTCAGAAGTCTTTTAAGGAATCTAATCCCATATTCAAAAGGCTGGTGGGTGGACTTCTTGTCTATGAGGGCGAACAGTGGAGCCAAAACAGAAAGAAGCTCAACCCAGCCTTTCATTTGGACAAGCTCAAG GAGCTAGTAAATACGATGCAGAAACAGGGACAGGAAACTCTGGATGAATGGAGCAGCATGATGCCCAAGGATGGATCACCCCTTGTCGTTGATGTTTACCCTTATCTCAAAGTCTATACAGGTTGTGTGGTTTCACACACATTGTTCAGCACTCCTCCCACTCCGTTAGTCAAAAGAACTTTCACAATTATCTCTGAGCTCACACATATTTCAAATCAGGCTCAGCCTTTTACCATCCCTGGTGAGAA GTACTTTCTCAAGAAATATAGAAGGGCCAACGAGATCGAGGACGAATTAACAGCCACATTCACAGGTATGATTGAGGAAAGGTTAAAGAAGAGAAAGGTAGGAGAGAGGAAAGGTGAACCGGACTTATTTGACTTGGTTGTGGATGAGCTTGAAGAATTAGACAGCAACGACAAGAATGCTCGTGCCGCCGCCGTCTATGAGATCATACAACAGTGCAAGCTATTCTACGTGGCTGGTCACGAAACCACTGCTAATCTTATCACTTGGACTATAGTCATGCTTTCCTATCACAAAGAATGGCAAACTCGTGCCAGAGAAGAGGTTTTCCAAGTCTTGGGCGACAGGCAAAACATCACTGCTGATGACTTAGCCAACCTCAAATAT GTAACAATGATCGTAAACGAGACGTTGCGTTTGTTCCCACCGGCAGTTGAGCTGACCAGAGTagtagaagaagaaacaaCCCTGGGAGACCTAGTCCTACCCAAAGGCTCAATGGTAATGATGCCGGTAGTTCTACTGCATAGGGACCCCAAAATATGGGGTGATGACGCGATGGAGTTCAGGCCCGACAGGTTTGCGGAAGGAGTGCTGAAAGCAGCCAATGGTCATTCCGCGTTCCTACCCTTCGGCTGGGGTGTCCGCACTTGCATTGGAGCAAACTTGGCAACGATGGAGGCTAAATCGTTTATCGCATTGTTCCTGCGCAACTTCAGCTTCGAGCTTTCACCAAAATACGCACACGCACCAATGGTTACATTGCTCATGCAACCGCAGTACGATGTCCCTGTCGTTATGCGCAAGCTCTAG